DNA sequence from the Sceloporus undulatus isolate JIND9_A2432 ecotype Alabama chromosome 4, SceUnd_v1.1, whole genome shotgun sequence genome:
taaaatatacaaagaaatTATGATCATTTAACAAGAATTacagacttttttcttttcttcataatGTCTCATGCATTTCCTGGCATAACTGTATCTTGATTTAGTTCTTCACTGTTTTCTAAATGATGAAATTGTGTTCATCCACTTCTAGGCAGTCAAGCGACAAAACTTGAACAAAAGGTGGCTTATGAAGATTATTGATGAAAGGGTGAGTTTTGCTTTAAAAACCTAGCAACttgattgtgtttttatttaatttttaaaagtcaggaTACTCTGTTAATGTTGATCTTTTATTTTAAGAGCAAAGACCAGAATCACTTTGTATACTGTCTGATGAGACTCATCACTGGATCATGGAGGAGGCAATTCTACCCCACAGTCCCCATGTCCTTGCAAATGGATACTGTCTTTTCTGCTTACTACTTCCCTCCAGCCTTCAGTGCCACTCAGAATAGTAATCTGGAGTATTTAGTAGGTCTCCATATCAAATATGGAAAGCGCAAGAAGTTGGCAAGATCTGCTGATGAGCTTTCTTCTGTCAGTGCCAATAGTAATTGGATCCTGGTCTGTGTTCTTGAAATTGAAAGATAAAgatcagccttcatacaggtatGCAGCTTTGTTTCTCCCCCAGAAACCCTTGGAAACTGCTGAGATCTGTGTGGTGACCTAAAGATTTCTAATAAGGAACTCTGGGTATTTGCATAGTATTATAAAACGTCAGATTCCTTTggaggagccatggcagataaattACGATATTGATTCACATTTTCACATCCATCCTGTAATCCTtctgtactatttttttttttgtaaaaaatttttgttgttgttcctgaatGTCACTGTGGTGACTCCTTGTACAGAATATTTCTGAAAGACCTAAAAGCGTTCACAGTGATGGTTACTGATCATCCTATCCTTGTCCCTTGTATATTTAACTTCTATAAAACAGAGAGATATTTGATAGAGATTTACCTATTGAGATTTCATCATTCTACATAGTTGCAGATGAAGAAATTCAATCTTCCTCTGCATGTAGCCACCCTTTTGCTCATAATCAAACTAGGCAGTGGTTTGATATATATAggcagaggtgttctctcaagtggAGAGGTCTGTTTGTTGTAGCATGTGATTTTTATCAcatatgtactgtattgtttatatggtatgctttgttttgtatttggACATTGGAAGATAAACACAAGCTTAATTAAGGAATTTGCAAAGGCGGGTATCTTTCAAGAAATCCCAATGTGCGGAAGAAAGATTTTATTGTAGAGAACATGTTTTGCTCTTACTGTaatggtgggcaaagtgcagctttTGAGTTCCTCCTGGCCcccagggtccactgtacctcccCTTCAAGTttacatttgtctttttaaaacttgCTCATGTGCCTGTAGGGaaaattttgccacattttgagGGCCTCAACCTGATCTGAACTTGGGAGAGGGGTGCTTTTTCCAAATCTGATCATTTTGTAGTTTGGGGGAAATGCCGCTCCTGAGACAAGGGAAACCTCAAATTGTGGCCAACTGCTTTGTCAGTGACTACAGAACACAAGGGTGCTTTTTAGACCCCCAAACTTGTTATTAAAAGTAAGGGGATAGGTGTGGGGAAGTACATTCTTCCCAGGCCTGACAGGAGGCTTATataggaaccctggtggtgcagtagttaaatgcctgtactgcagccactcactcaaaaccataaggttgcgagttcaaaaccagcaaaagggctcaagcttgactcaggcttgcatctttccaaggaggtcgctaaaatgagtacccagactgttgggggcaaattagcttacagttgtaaaccgcttagacactgtttaggcaatatgaagcggtatataaatgaagcttgtttgttataTAGTGGATCTTTTCCATCTGCAGTGAGGGCCCTGCAGATGGCAAAATATATGGATAGTTTTGTTCAGTGTTGGCAAAATGCACACAGATGTATCAGCACTGAATAATATTATGTTTACCCATGGATTGCCAGCCTGCCATTACAGAGGGTCCACTGCAACACCGAAATGTAAAGTGATTGCCCTCATCTAATCCCCCCTCACTGCACCACCTTTGCCTGGCATTCTCCTCTTTCTGAAAAAGAAACTCTTAAGTTGGGAAACAACCCCATGTAGGTACTAGACTGGTCAGTAGGTGATCTATGCTTGATGGAAAGCCAATGAAAGTCTTCAATTATACAGATGATGCATAGGTGAGTGGGTACTTGTGGACACAGACCCTCTCTCAACCACCTTTATGTTTAGTTGTTTTTGATATAGGCAGATCATTCAAATAATGAAGCCTTTTCTCTGTATTCAAACTTTTAGGAAAAAAATCTGGATGATAGAGGATATCGGGATATCAGTGAACTtgaagcatatgctgaaaacacaCAGAGTGTCCTCCTTTATCTCACTCTGGAAACACTTGGTGGGTGTATGTTTGGAACTTGGCTTTCTGTGATAGATATACACAAGTAGAAGTTTCTGAATTCAGTTACTGATATGTGACTGCAATTTTTCATAACAGTGCAGTTACAGTATTTGCAGTTGTGATACAAATGGGAGCTTGAAACAGGCATGAGCTGTTGGCTCAGAGCTACTAGTGTACCCCAGTGATTTCAAGTAGATAATCAGTGATTTTTTGCACataggtatttttttaaagaacaatagcaacaaggaatagtctttttttttttaaactctttatCAAAATTTGGTAGCTGGAACTTTGGGATCCAACGAGGACTATAACCTTATTGTAAAAACAGTGTTAGAATCCCATGTCTGCAGTAATACATGCTGCATAGCATGTAGTCTTAATCTGAAATAGTTTAACAAACATGTGAAATCAAAGTATTCTTTAATGTTGCTTGTGTTTTAAATAATTCTTTGGAGCATTGATTATGTTTACTTGGACTTAAATCCCCAATGGAGTTGGTTGGATGTGGATTCTAGTACGTACACTTAGGATTTAATCCATAAACCTAGGCATAGCTGAACTGAATACTCTTGCAACTAGGCTATTCCAAAGATTGCATTGTCTCATACAGACCAGCCTGGGTTGGTCAAGAACTATTGGAAGCATATCTGGTGGGAACGTGAGAGAGGTCCTATTCTAGTGGTTGCTTTTGGATTTTCTGCCAAGGAAGGGCAgggttgctctctctctctgttgtcttTCTGTTGGCCAGCAAAAGCCTTTTTATTCTGACAGTTATGTGAACTGGTCTGTGACTGAATGGAACCTAACCATTTGGgtgttggcttttttaaaaaaattagtttcaTGGttgtatttttgtgttctttgttCTGCTGTTGTGTTTTAatcaagattttgtttttaatctgtattttattgtctgTGCCTTTGTGAtaagaaaaggtgtgtgtgtgggtgttaaacttcattttaaaaaataaataatcatagtTTGTTGGAATGTATGTTTTTGTGAGCATAGGTGTGAAGGACATCCATGCAGACCACGCAGCCAGTCACATTGGAAAGGCACAAGGCATAGTAACCTGCTTAAGAGCTACTCCGTACCATGCTAGCAGAGGGAGGATCTTTCTGCCCATGGACATATGTATGCTGGTAAGGCAATATAACTGGGATCTAACATCAaggcttggaaaggttacttttttgtatCACACCTTCCAGAATTCCCAGACCAttctgactggggattctgggagcagtagtctAAAAGTTACTTTATCAAGCTCTGTTCAACTCAGAATAGTTTTCAGTGACGTTGCTGAGCAGTGTTTGTTTCCattatcattcattcattgaaaAAGCTTATCTTGGCTGTGTAGGTTGGCCACATGTTCACAGTAAgataaagaagaaggaaatgcgaACCTAGTATTCAGAAGAAAtcttatttgttgtattttgtgaCAGGTACATTACTGATACATGTGGTCAAGTGGCTGCAAGGGATGTGATTGTGTGTTGAAGGGGGAGGAAAATCTATGTGGAATAGTCAGCATGCTTTCTCTAAAATCATAGATGAAGTTCTCTACTAATGTAACAAATCCTATCTAGACATACATATTCATCAGTTTTATTGCCTGTTAAAGACAGGTGAATGTATGTAAAATATACTCAGGGCCAGCCTTCCATTAAATTATGAGGAAGCTGCTGCAAGTAGCAGGCACGGAGTGTAGGGAGCAGCCATGAGATGTTGGAGGACAGAGTTATGGGTTTTATGTCACCTATCATATGCCCATAAGGTAGTCTGTCATCCTTAGGTGTAGGGAAGCACACTATTCTGTCACCAGTTTTGAAGACAGATTCAACTGCATGTCAGATCAGCTTCTGTATCAGGAACTGTAGTGGTGCTGATAAGAATGCATCATCTTATCTTGTCATGTAGCAGAATATCCTACAATGGACCTGAGGATTTCCAACAATGCAATATTTTCATATTGCTTCCAACATTATACTTCACAGTGGAACATATCAATTGGTAGATGAATGGATGTCCTAAAAAGCCCTAAATGACCAATAGACATATGTCTCAACATCCCCTAAATTAGTAGTCACAGCTTCTTTGATAACAAAGGACAATAAACTTATTACCTGCTTCTGGTTGCTATACAAGAACCTGGAAACATTTacttttgttggactacaattcccaaagcTATAATACAGAATTataatccagaaaagtaactttgtcAGACTCTAGGCCAttggtaggcaacctgcggcccgcgggccggatgcggcccagcgaggccttgggaccggccccagcctggtcctgccgccgattgccgccggggcctttggggggcaattgtctatagaagcctcaaaacatgcatttatattaacatttttaaaaaatcagcaaattttttcgcgtgtcctccattttttaaaaaaaagtgtcttccatttgaaaattttgtcctacatttgtcccggtttatttatttatttaagtttttttttaaaaaaaaatttaattattttttttttggcttcggccccccaattgtctgagggacagcaacccggcccccgactcaaaaaagttgcctacccctgctctaggctaTATGCAGCCTCCAGATTTAGAGGCAGTGTGCCTCTGAATGCCATCCTGTGAggtgggaaacaggatgctgtaTGAGTTAAATTTTTGGTTTATCCTAGCTGGGCTGTTCTTACCTTTTAAAATTCTGACATGCACATAGCAGCACTTCTTACATTTTATGTTGATGCAGAATAGTCTCACATACTATTTGTTGTCTTTTTCTGATTAGTATACAATGCACCCACCTCATACGCGGGCAccttttacgcagcttccagcttatgctggaagccccATGCCATTTAATGAATGGCGCATGTGCCCACAATGCTCACGCCGTCATGCTGTTGTGTGCATGAGCCTCATTATCCTCagtaggacttgagcataggtggaatttgccttatgcagcagggtccggaacagatccttgCGTAAGGCAAGGGACCGCTGTATTGTGGAATATTTCTTGAAGGAGTATGAACAACCTTTAATGAAGAATAAAGTGCAGGGCTTGAAGAAGTTActttgttgaactacaattcccagaatccgtTCAGGAATACAACTCTGTATTTATTGCTAGCAGCCATGTCAGTGAGGAGGTTTTGGCAGATGCAtctgaaaaataaattgaaaaattaCTTCCTTGATTTCTGAAGTATAGGTTCCTGAGATTGCACCATGCCAAATTAAAGGTTGAAAAGTAGCATGCTAaatgttaaaaatgcaaattcAAAAGTATTCAATAATAACAGTATGCTTGCAATATGCCTTTAGGACAGCAGTTTAACCTCCTCCTACTTGACTTGCTagaactgtttttaacttgtctGTGTTGCTTTGTCTCTCCACCCCATTCTTCTGGCTATGTTAGCATGGCGTTTCACAGGAAGATTTCATAAGACGtaaacaggagaagaaaatgcAAGATGTCATATACGACATTGCCAGTCAAGCACATGTTCATCTAGAACACGTGAGTTTCAAGCTTTTGCTGAAATCTCTTTAATGGTCTTTTTGTAAATGTTGTTCCTTGATGCAGTAAAATGGCCACCTTGATCAGGCTATAATGCACCTTGTCTCTTTAGTAATAGACATGATACAGTTTTTTGTGCGTtgttcaggctatgaggccatgttctagaagagattattcttGATGTTtggccagcagctgtggctggcatctttagagaatgttagcatggaagagagtgggatatatatactgttggttgagaggaagtgatacACGTTAATCTAggtattgttctgttattgaatggcaagacctcagggtatctatttaattaatgatccgtTGTCAGCCGGGAaccccccctcaccctgggtggttttcctttgcatttgctgggtgttgattttggtgtttttcaggactggtagccaaactttgtttactttcagggtttcttatttcctgttaagttgtccaagtgtttatatattttaatgactTCCATGTGccttctgacctggtagttgttggcatggtccagaatttcagttatTTCAAACAGCGTTATATgccactcccttggagtgtagtggagtctccttccttagagatctttaaacagaggctggatggccatctgtcggagatgctttgatttggatttcctgcatggcagaaggttggactggatggcccttgcggtctcttccaactctattattctatgattctatcattctgtgttctgctactgctgatttttctggttgacccagtctgcagtgtctcttgtgttccttgattcatgtttgaacactgtgttcgGTGGTCCCTATGTGGACAGctgtatgcggtaaactcctgcggccctGAGAGGGTCTCTTCTGTTTAAAtgatcctggacataaaatgctgcttgaaaacactgaaattctggaccatgccaacaactacaaggtcagaatgcacagggaagccattgaaatccataaacacctggacaacttcaacaggaaaggaaaaacctggtttggctactagtcctgaaaaacaccaaaatcaagatccagcaaatgcaaatgaaaaccacccagcgTGAGAGGGTTTCCCAGTAGAcagtggatcattaattaaatggacaccctgaagccttgccattcaacaacagaacaatacacagattaacatgtatcacatcctctcaaccaacagtagatataccccactctctttcatgccagcattctctgaagatgccagccacagttaggaataaactcttctagaacacagactcatagcctgaaaaaaaacacaaaaaactatggatgccagccatgaaatccttcgacttcacattaaacatGATATACATTAATTGTTAGCTACTACTTCAAATCCATGGGTCTGTTTAGTACCGTTCCTGTATTCTGCCTAGGCTGAACGTGAAAAGCATTTttggtgctttgactgtgattacAAGAGAGAAGCAGTTGATTCTGGAACTGGAAATGACAATGAAAATTTTTCAGAGGGATGGCGATCAAACTAGACATGACATTAAGCTTCAATTCTATACTCTGTTTCCTGAAGTAAACTCTGTTCAGTTCAGTAGGACTGACTTTTGTGTAGGTGTGTAGAGAATTATGCTCTAAACGTGCCTGTGCATTTATCATGCATGTTTTTTTTAGCACAAGTAGCAGCTGCTTGGGAAATGAAGCCCCTGGTCTATGTTGAGTTTGCAGCCAGTGGAATTTAACTCTTTCCTCCCTACTGTTATGCTGATGAAAATTTcttatttgaaaatgttcattgCTTTAAAATGAAATCTCCCATTGACACCTGTGGTGGATTTCTTTCTGGTAAATGTAAACAGCTTCAAAGATGCAATTAGCATGTTATGAGACTAGGTgggatgtacattttaaaaaatacaggagtgatttgcatgtccCCTGTCGCCTCTGTTGTTTATACTTGTGTTAGAAgtgttattaaataaaataaggagTAATAAGAAAATaggaggaataaaaataaagggaaaagaaacaaaaatacaagCATATGCGGATGATTTAGTTTTGATTATAGAAAACCCTGTAAAGAACATCGAGGAAGTATTACATGAATTAAAGTGGTTTGGAAAATTGtcaggatttaaaattaataaaggaaAATCAGTGATATTAACAAAAAACTTGaataaagaggagaagggaatgttagGACAAAAAAACGGGTTGTGAAGTGGCCAATAAAGTGAGATATCTGGGTATATGGATTGCAGAGAATAATATGAATCTGTatgataataattacaaaaaaacctGGGAAGACATTAAAaaggatatgcaaagatggaCACATTTAAATCTATCTATATTAGGCAAAGTATACGCCATAAAAATGAATATCATTCCAaaacttttgtttctgtttacaAATTTACCTATTCCTATTCAGGACAAAGTGCTGGACCAATGGAATagtgaatttaaaaaatttatttggaaaggaggaaaggcCAGGATAAGGTGgaataatttgaaagaaaaaagagagaatggtGGGTGTGGAATGCCAGATATTAAACTGTACAGATGGGCTTGTAATATGATGTGGATACAAGATTGGATTAGCTTAAAGGAAAAGGATATGTTGAATTTGGAGGGGCCAG
Encoded proteins:
- the NDUFAF6 gene encoding NADH dehydrogenase (ubiquinone) complex I, assembly factor 6 isoform X4; protein product: MRLQFWRKTVEDIYHDNPPQQPVAIELWKAVKRQNLNKRWLMKIIDEREKNLDDRGYRDISELEAYAENTQSVLLYLTLETLGVKDIHADHAASHIGKAQGIVTCLRATPYHASRGRIFLPMDICMLHGVSQEDFIRRKQEKKMQDVIYDIASQAHVHLEHARSFRKSVPPKAFPAFLCTVAIEDYLNQIQKVDFNIFHPSLHQKNTLLPLHLYIRSWKKTY